The proteins below are encoded in one region of Bacteroidota bacterium:
- a CDS encoding peptide MFS transporter has product MFQGHPKGLYVLFFTEMWERFGFYTMVAIFVFYLGAAFGWDSQQVTNVWGIFMAAVYFTPIIGGWIADNYLGYGRTIVIGAITLGIGYALLAIPTNSLTQLYIALAVVAIGNGLFKANISVMVGNLYAHKDGSLKDAGFNIFYMGINIGAFYAPQAAAGIRNYFQNDLGTSLAVAYNAGFGIAAIGMVISLLIFVLFRKYYADADYQSKHAVNSVKDVVLTPTQERERIIALVTIFTIVIFFWMAFHQNGAALSLYAQNYTDSVVGPFTAVLFNIVGLHAVIAFFIGIGLAFSKSSSSRSKGIGWALLAGGSAVILYQALNNEPLTSISPEQFISFNAMFIVLMTPLIVAIFRWMNGKGIEPSSPAKIGIGMLVTGIAFLLMMAASFSLPPVHSLNGQPSPVTVTPYFLISTYFILTIAELFLSPMGLSFVSKVAPARMKGLMMGGWFMATAIGNYLSGFVGRFYQNWELWQFFLLLVVTSLVSALLVLFFLKKLKAATE; this is encoded by the coding sequence ATGTTTCAGGGACATCCTAAAGGATTGTACGTTCTGTTCTTCACCGAAATGTGGGAGCGGTTCGGCTTCTACACCATGGTGGCCATTTTCGTTTTCTATCTGGGTGCGGCATTTGGCTGGGATAGCCAACAGGTCACCAATGTCTGGGGAATCTTCATGGCGGCGGTTTACTTCACCCCCATCATCGGTGGATGGATTGCCGACAATTATCTGGGGTACGGCCGCACCATTGTGATCGGGGCCATCACCCTGGGTATTGGTTACGCACTGCTGGCCATCCCCACAAACAGTCTCACCCAACTGTACATTGCCCTTGCAGTGGTTGCCATCGGGAACGGACTGTTTAAAGCCAACATCTCGGTCATGGTAGGTAATCTCTATGCCCACAAGGATGGTTCTCTGAAGGATGCCGGATTTAACATCTTTTACATGGGGATCAACATCGGCGCTTTTTACGCACCCCAGGCTGCTGCAGGAATCCGCAACTATTTCCAGAATGATCTGGGAACGTCACTGGCGGTTGCCTACAATGCCGGATTCGGAATTGCTGCCATCGGGATGGTGATTTCTCTGCTCATTTTCGTTCTCTTCCGTAAATACTACGCCGATGCCGATTACCAATCGAAACATGCCGTCAACTCGGTGAAGGATGTGGTGCTGACTCCCACCCAGGAACGGGAACGGATCATTGCGCTGGTGACGATTTTCACCATCGTGATTTTCTTCTGGATGGCTTTCCATCAGAATGGAGCCGCTCTGTCCTTGTATGCACAGAATTACACCGATTCGGTAGTCGGACCTTTTACGGCGGTCCTTTTCAACATTGTCGGACTTCATGCCGTTATTGCCTTCTTCATCGGAATCGGCCTGGCCTTCAGCAAATCGTCATCATCCCGCTCGAAAGGAATCGGATGGGCATTGCTGGCTGGCGGATCGGCTGTCATTCTGTATCAGGCATTGAACAATGAACCGCTGACCTCCATTTCTCCCGAACAGTTTATTTCCTTCAACGCCATGTTCATTGTGCTGATGACGCCGTTGATTGTGGCCATTTTCAGATGGATGAACGGAAAGGGAATTGAACCATCCTCTCCTGCGAAAATCGGAATCGGGATGCTGGTCACCGGCATTGCATTCCTGCTGATGATGGCAGCTTCCTTCAGTCTGCCTCCGGTTCACTCACTCAACGGACAGCCCTCACCAGTTACGGTAACTCCTTACTTCCTGATATCGACGTATTTCATCCTCACCATTGCCGAGCTGTTCCTGAGCCCGATGGGACTGTCTTTTGTTTCCAAAGTCGCTCCGGCCCGGATGAAAGGTCTCATGATGGGCGGATGGTTCATGGCCACCGCCATTGGCAACTACCTGTCGGGTTTTGTCGGACGGTTTTATCAGAACTGGGAACTGTGGCAGTTCTTCCTGTTGCTGGTGGTTACCTCGCTGGTCAGTGCGTTGCTGGTTCTCTTCTTCCTTAAAAAACTGAAAGCAGCAACGGAATAG
- a CDS encoding peptide MFS transporter — protein MFAQHPVGLRLLFFTETWERFSYYGMRALLSLFMINALLFDKAFTSQIYGIYTAAVYMTPIIGGYISDRYWGNRRSIIVGAILMALGQFGLFISGTFYSTADVAIPFFAIGLTLLVIGNGFFKPNISTMVGTLYPEGDRRRDSAYTIFYMGVNLGAFLSPLVCGYLGDTGSAADFRWGFFAAGIGMLIGLFTFITMKDKYLVTPTGEQIGLAPSGKSQTEKEKYDKPLTSIDYQRIAVIFILAFFVVFFWASFEQAGISLTFFAEEQTIRDFNVVGIDFVVPASWFQSINPLMILLLAPFFAWLWIKLGDRGMEPSSPVKMSIGIFLLSVGYLIIIYGISQAEGGAKVSAFWLFALYTVHTMGELCLSPIGLSMVNKLAPLKFASLLMGVWFLANMAANYTAGVLSSFYPDPKAGHFPELFGFVIGDLQAFFMIFVIMSATAAAILFVLSFWLKKLMHGVH, from the coding sequence ATGTTCGCCCAACACCCTGTCGGCCTCCGGCTGCTGTTTTTTACCGAAACGTGGGAACGGTTCAGTTATTACGGTATGCGGGCGCTGCTCTCGCTGTTCATGATCAACGCTCTGTTGTTCGATAAGGCCTTCACCTCCCAGATCTATGGAATTTACACGGCTGCTGTGTACATGACTCCTATCATCGGGGGCTATATTTCCGACCGGTACTGGGGCAATCGCCGGTCCATCATTGTGGGAGCCATCCTCATGGCGCTTGGACAGTTCGGGTTGTTCATCTCGGGTACGTTTTATTCCACAGCCGATGTGGCCATCCCGTTCTTCGCCATCGGCCTGACATTGCTTGTCATCGGGAACGGATTTTTCAAACCGAATATTTCCACCATGGTGGGAACCCTGTACCCCGAAGGTGACCGCCGCCGCGATTCGGCTTACACCATTTTCTACATGGGGGTTAACCTTGGTGCTTTTCTCTCTCCGCTGGTCTGCGGCTACCTGGGTGATACCGGCAGCGCTGCCGATTTCCGCTGGGGATTTTTTGCTGCCGGCATCGGAATGCTCATCGGTCTGTTCACCTTTATCACCATGAAGGACAAGTATCTGGTCACGCCTACCGGCGAGCAGATCGGATTGGCTCCCTCGGGCAAGTCACAAACCGAAAAAGAAAAGTACGATAAACCGCTGACCAGCATTGACTACCAACGGATTGCGGTGATCTTTATCCTGGCGTTTTTCGTGGTGTTCTTCTGGGCGTCCTTCGAACAGGCGGGTATTTCTCTGACGTTCTTCGCAGAAGAACAAACCATCCGGGACTTTAATGTGGTCGGAATTGATTTCGTGGTTCCGGCAAGCTGGTTCCAATCCATCAATCCGCTCATGATTTTGCTTCTGGCACCCTTCTTTGCCTGGCTCTGGATCAAATTGGGCGACCGGGGAATGGAACCCTCATCCCCCGTGAAAATGTCGATCGGTATTTTCCTGCTGTCGGTCGGTTATCTCATTATTATTTACGGAATCAGTCAGGCGGAAGGTGGGGCCAAGGTGTCTGCTTTCTGGCTTTTTGCACTCTACACCGTTCATACCATGGGCGAACTCTGCCTGTCACCCATCGGACTTTCCATGGTGAACAAGCTCGCTCCTCTGAAATTTGCCTCCCTCCTGATGGGCGTCTGGTTTCTGGCCAACATGGCTGCCAATTACACCGCCGGTGTTCTGAGTAGCTTTTACCCCGATCCGAAAGCGGGTCATTTCCCCGAACTGTTCGGATTCGTTATCGGCGACCTGCAGGCCTTTTTCATGATCTTTGTAATCATGTCGGCCACCGCCGCTGCCATTCTGTTTGTGCTCAGTTTCTGGCTGAAAAAACTCATGCACGGGGTGCACTAA
- a CDS encoding DUF2339 domain-containing protein: MPLTQEQYDNLKNRLDQLEQRRRIWEADLNTLRIDLEAWQKAKPEAKTESPVTTTADPAGICGTPLIPESEQRPKASPAPKPSNWALTEKLIGENLINKIGILILLIGVGIGTKYAIDHNLISPVFRILSGYALGLALLAVSFRLADKLPAYSAVLFGGSMATSYLVTYAAYRYYALIPDWLAFLIMVLVTASTVAGAIRKNQVVIAHVGLVAAYAVPLLLSEGHGRVEILFTYMALLNTGILIVAWQRYWKSLLVTSVVITWLLVAQWQSGLTHGSADVWMGLGFVTLFFVIFYVVLTAYRLKQRGSFTYTDVSMILLNTLAYGLSGYGLLSLSPSGESWQGWFMILCTGFHATASIMARLRTGTDDNFHLLTTGLALTFLVLWVPVQLDGRWVAAFWAGEAVVLFLIGRSKGQSLYEGFAWPALMLSFFSTLIMWFRDYGTWDPVQASTWITPVLNRTFLVSLLVMTGFSVVTWFHFKWKERFPWSGKSLSTIASTVCTVLLALIIYGSIRAEIANWWDQLYTRSTFMVPAGTSFWTHWDESLLLKKNVILMTYTVFFLVVIGWLNHRRFKNEAVLWSYLGLSLLLILGLFTSTLEQLDQLRTLWLNTTLSRPFNQDITFLAIRYPLLAVVGVLLALVWKQAGWSRLEPASKTGLLVISHLVILGLISSELIQWMQILRVSDSDKLGLSILWGLYALLLIGLGIRKQLRPLRVLAISLIGITLLKVTFHDLADMDTIGKTIVLVVLGLLMLLMSFLYNRYRSVLFPSGGDQ, translated from the coding sequence ATGCCACTCACACAGGAACAGTATGATAACCTGAAAAACCGGCTAGATCAGCTGGAGCAGCGGCGCCGCATCTGGGAAGCCGACTTAAACACGCTCCGCATTGATCTGGAAGCCTGGCAAAAGGCGAAACCGGAAGCGAAGACAGAATCACCGGTGACGACAACAGCGGACCCGGCCGGAATCTGCGGAACACCACTGATTCCTGAGTCTGAACAACGACCCAAGGCCAGCCCAGCACCCAAACCATCCAACTGGGCCCTGACCGAGAAACTGATCGGTGAGAACCTGATTAATAAAATCGGGATTCTGATTCTGCTGATCGGGGTTGGAATCGGGACCAAATACGCCATTGATCACAATCTGATCAGCCCGGTATTCCGGATTCTGTCTGGATATGCTCTTGGACTGGCGCTGCTGGCCGTCTCCTTCCGGCTGGCTGATAAGCTGCCGGCCTACAGTGCGGTTCTGTTTGGCGGATCGATGGCAACCAGCTATCTGGTGACATACGCTGCGTACCGGTATTATGCCCTCATTCCCGATTGGCTGGCCTTTCTCATCATGGTGCTGGTGACGGCGTCAACTGTGGCCGGGGCCATCCGGAAAAATCAGGTGGTGATTGCCCATGTGGGGTTGGTGGCTGCTTATGCCGTTCCCCTGCTTCTCAGTGAAGGCCATGGACGGGTGGAAATTCTGTTCACCTACATGGCACTCCTGAATACCGGTATTCTGATCGTGGCCTGGCAGCGTTACTGGAAATCGCTGCTGGTCACCTCGGTTGTGATTACCTGGTTGCTGGTGGCCCAGTGGCAATCCGGCCTGACTCACGGATCAGCCGACGTCTGGATGGGTCTGGGATTTGTCACCCTTTTCTTCGTGATCTTTTATGTGGTGCTGACGGCCTATCGTCTTAAACAACGCGGATCGTTTACATACACCGATGTGTCGATGATCCTGCTAAACACACTGGCGTACGGACTGAGTGGTTATGGATTGCTGAGTTTATCTCCATCAGGAGAAAGCTGGCAGGGCTGGTTCATGATTCTCTGTACAGGGTTTCATGCCACCGCTTCAATCATGGCCCGTTTGCGAACGGGAACCGATGACAACTTTCACCTGCTCACCACCGGTCTGGCACTGACTTTTCTGGTGTTGTGGGTACCGGTGCAACTCGATGGCCGGTGGGTCGCCGCCTTCTGGGCGGGTGAAGCGGTGGTCCTGTTCCTGATCGGCCGGTCAAAAGGACAATCGCTTTATGAAGGATTCGCCTGGCCAGCCCTGATGCTGAGTTTTTTCAGCACACTCATCATGTGGTTCCGCGATTACGGCACATGGGATCCGGTTCAGGCCTCCACCTGGATCACACCGGTGCTTAACCGGACCTTTCTGGTCAGTTTGCTCGTCATGACCGGCTTTTCGGTGGTGACCTGGTTTCACTTTAAATGGAAAGAACGCTTTCCCTGGTCGGGAAAGTCGCTGTCTACCATCGCATCGACCGTGTGTACGGTGTTGCTGGCCCTGATCATCTATGGCTCCATCCGTGCTGAAATCGCCAACTGGTGGGATCAGTTATATACCCGTTCCACCTTTATGGTTCCGGCGGGCACGTCCTTCTGGACCCATTGGGATGAAAGTCTGTTACTGAAGAAAAACGTCATCCTCATGACGTATACGGTCTTTTTTCTGGTGGTCATCGGATGGCTGAATCACCGGCGGTTTAAAAACGAGGCGGTTCTGTGGTCGTATCTGGGACTTTCCCTGCTTCTGATTCTCGGGCTGTTCACCAGTACCCTTGAGCAACTTGATCAGCTTCGCACGCTCTGGCTCAACACCACCTTATCACGGCCCTTCAATCAGGACATTACCTTTCTGGCCATCCGGTATCCCCTGCTTGCTGTGGTGGGTGTCCTGCTGGCGCTTGTATGGAAACAAGCAGGATGGTCCCGCCTTGAACCGGCGTCGAAAACCGGGTTACTGGTGATTAGTCATCTGGTAATTCTCGGACTGATTTCTTCCGAATTGATTCAATGGATGCAAATCCTGCGGGTTTCCGACTCCGATAAACTGGGGCTCAGCATTCTCTGGGGACTGTATGCCTTGCTGCTGATAGGGTTGGGAATCAGGAAGCAGTTGAGGCCGCTTCGGGTTCTGGCCATCTCGCTGATCGGAATCACTCTGTTGAAAGTGACTTTTCATGATCTGGCCGATATGGATACCATCGGAAAGACCATCGTTCTGGTGGTGCTGGGCCTTCTGATGCTGCTGATGTCGTTCCTTTACAACCGCTACCGTTCCGTGTTGTTCCCTTCCGGGGGCGATCAGTAA
- a CDS encoding outer membrane beta-barrel protein has translation MVKTLFAISGMLCLAFWAGPAFSQSVSGEKVHTLLRGVVGSLALPTGEFAEETVKKTGPATSGAGIGLMVYTPFGNSSFLSVGGEAWFTINKVDISSLTGDFGLMSETVVGSYKNVWLLGGVQIGFGELVGIRGLAGIVIAGYPDVEFSNLGKEMKQSADTDLTPGYGVGARYRFSPSFFADVTWLYCEPTFAVKRQELDVIFERVAERINRQESVVSVGIGWFF, from the coding sequence ATGGTGAAAACACTTTTTGCAATTTCTGGCATGCTCTGTCTGGCCTTTTGGGCAGGGCCCGCTTTCTCTCAGTCTGTTTCAGGTGAAAAAGTACACACTCTGCTGCGTGGGGTGGTAGGGTCTCTGGCGCTACCCACCGGAGAGTTTGCAGAAGAAACTGTTAAAAAAACAGGACCCGCAACTTCCGGTGCTGGAATCGGTTTGATGGTTTACACTCCCTTCGGAAACTCTTCTTTTTTATCCGTCGGTGGAGAGGCATGGTTTACCATCAATAAAGTAGATATATCGTCACTGACAGGAGACTTTGGTCTCATGTCAGAAACGGTGGTGGGCAGTTACAAGAACGTCTGGTTATTGGGTGGTGTGCAGATCGGGTTTGGGGAATTGGTTGGAATCAGGGGATTGGCTGGCATAGTGATTGCCGGGTATCCCGATGTGGAGTTTAGCAATTTGGGGAAGGAAATGAAACAATCCGCGGATACGGATCTTACTCCAGGTTATGGGGTTGGGGCTAGATACCGGTTTTCACCGTCGTTTTTTGCCGATGTCACCTGGTTGTATTGCGAACCCACCTTCGCGGTGAAGCGACAGGAATTGGATGTGATCTTTGAAAGAGTTGCTGAAAGGATTAACCGCCAGGAATCAGTGGTTTCTGTGGGGATCGGCTGGTTTTTCTGA